Below is a genomic region from Brassica rapa cultivar Chiifu-401-42 chromosome A08, CAAS_Brap_v3.01, whole genome shotgun sequence.
CtcctgaaataaaaaaaaaacaagtttccACGTCAAAACATCTCACAACAGGTAGGACCAAAACGATGAACTTTATTGAGACTTACTAATCTCATTGTCATCAGCATCACCCGCGTCGGCTTCTTCCTTGATGATGTGAGGATGTGTATACTGAATCTCACAACAGCTAGGACCAAAAGGAGTGACATGAAACACCATGTCTCCTTCGTGTTTGAAGATGACAAGGTCACCGATTTGAAGGTCATGTGCTGTGGTGAAATCTTTCCAACCTCTGGTGAGTCTCCTGCCTTCTTGTATCACTTCCCAAGTTTCATCTGAAGCGTCTGATCTTAGTTTCCATGTTTTCTGGTTCGTCTTCCCTTCTATGTGCTTTGAGAAGAAGGCAAGTGGTATTGTCTGCAAGAAAAGGCAAAGTTAATCAAACAAGAAATACATCTAATCAAGAAACGCATGTAAACAAATAGAGAGAGTGAGGTTCTTACGACGCCACTGTGGAAACCAGGAAGCAGCGGCTTAAAGAAATGAGGTTCATGTGGATTAGCCATCTGCAAACAAGAAACGAATGTAAACAATATCAATAATGAGTTTCCAAGCAGACGAAAACCGCACATTCGAATCCATAAACACTGATGAAAGTGACATGCATCAACTCcaaatgcaaaaataaagaaCTAAACAGTCCGAGAGAACCCAAAATCGATGAAGCAAATGATCTTTTTCGAACCAATTATTAATACAAACTCAAAAAGCCCCAACTCCTTTTGAAATCCTAATTTCAAACCAGAAGAACCAATTTTTTACAAACGCAAAAAGCCCAAAATTCGAATTAAAACCCTAATTACAAACGCAACAAACCCCAAAATTGTGTTCGAACCCTAAGTTGAAACGATATCGATTGAACATGCAAACTAATATATATCGATGAATCTACCTTGTTCAGTCGACGGAGACAAATCGCCGTCGTTCGCCGCGGGAATAGCCGTCTGTCGTCGCGGGATTCGCCTTCGCTTCGTCGAGAGAGCAATCGCCTTTCTTCGTcgggagttttttttttctgcttcGGTCGAGAATGACCAGTGTTTTACGCATAACCAAACCGAAATCTCTTCCATCCATTCAAAACACGCCACGTACCCTAAGGATCAAGTCCTAAAAATCCTTAATAACGTATCAATCCTTACTCCTATTAACCAAACAACTATTATTATAATCCTCCTAACCTATGATTAAACGCTAAGGACCCTGCATGTACCTCCGTTGTGGACGCTCTTACAGATTCGTCGTGCAATTTGAAACGAGAGTTATGGTGATTTTATGGCAATTGATTGAATCATGTTCTGTGTGGCAAAGGAGACAATAGAGGAGCACGGAACAAGATTGATGCAGCAGTAGCTCCAATTGGTTTTGTTGCAAGCATGTTGCTTTAAGAAACAATTACAGTGGAGGTCACTTTATGTCTTTTTATTACACTATAAGACACTTTTGACTCCTGAGGTAGTTTTTCACACTGATCGATACATATTGAGCATACAAATTCCCAACATATCCTTCTCttcctttatttatttactttttattcaaTTTAGTTCTATCCTAACCAAAAAAGTCAAAACACGTTGGTGGAttggaaaatacaattttatctttcttcttcatcttctttcttcaaaactccattatttttctaaatcaaaatctttTTCTCCAAAATCATTTGTCCAGAGAGCTTATCTTAAATCATTTATCTATGTTGTTTAATCTATAATTTAAGATACATCAAGCTATTGGATCGATGACAACAAAAACATAGATGACGGTGAAGACGTAGATGAGGGCAAAGCTCGGTGATGTAGACAGCAGCTGTATCGTAGATGACGGTGTAGACGTAGATGAGGGCAAAGCACGGTGAAGATGTAGATGAAAGTGCGGTGACATTGACAGAAGCTGTATCGATGACTGTAGAGATGTAGATGATGGCGAAGACATACCACGGTGGAGACATGCGACATCGACCATAGACAACAACGGAGACGTAGACAAAATTAACAGCAAAGACATACGCGACAGAGTGCTGAGACTAAAGGAAACCAAAGAAAactgaaaataacaaaaatagcGCAAAAGGTTTGGTTTTCAGAAGGTTTTTGTAATGATGGCCATATGCTCATATGTATTTGAAATGTGAGAGGTTCTGATGAAAAAAGGTTGGAGCTTGCAAAGTATGTGAGTTAACAGATGAGAGAAACTTGTAAAGTATGTGAGAGGTTCCGATGTTTGTAAACTATGTGAGTTGAGTTGACGCATGAGACAAACTTGAGAAGTCTGCTAAAGCTTGCGGTGAAGAATATCGCTTGAGGATGTTTGTAAAAAGTATCATGTAGATGTTGTAATCGGTGTACATGTAGCTTTTTGTAAGCAAATGTACATCTGTACAGTCAAACATTGTGTACACGTCAATGGTCAAATATAAGTCTaaatgtatattatattttttattatatatgtaaaacattcAAAAATATTCAACGTGTATAGTACACTAGTAAATGTTAATATCCATTAAAACACCTTTGATTGTACATTGGCTTTAAGTGTCCATCTTTTCCTATTTTGTACACCAAAACATATTAATTTGTACATGTGGATACCGAGAACTCTGTGTACATGTTGCTACTATTTTACAGTAGTATATGCATATACTAcaacaatatatatgaaaagcACTAATTTTTCTTCTCAGTAACATAGGTCGAATTGGATATGAAACCATCCATATGATTATCACGAATAGTGTATTGTGAATATTGTTAACTGATGTGTTTAGGCCTCTTTACTTTGTTCTTAGTGATGTATGGGAATCGTTTACAGAGTGGAGTGCTTACAACTGATTCTGATTTCATAAGCTCACCTCAGTCAAAGTACCAATCAAGTGTTCAAGATTATATGTATGGGCAATGCaacatttgatattttttatacatGGCTTTCATAATAAAAAAGAACATAAGAATATTACTTAGTACCAAGGCATTCCCACCAAATATAGTTCACATGGACAACTGAGACGTCCACATGGACAATTTACACAAGGCGTACACATGGACAACTTATAGGAGGCGTACACATGGATAATCTTACCTCGCCAAGCTGCCGTCAACTTAGTTCCAATCTCTCCGGATTTACATCATCTAGCTTCATCTGCGGCTGAGACGGAGATTGAGCAGGAGGTGGAGATACATCGGATTTCTTAGCCACTTTCCCATTGCCTTCATTTGTACTTATGGTTACAACTCGTTTTTATGATCTTTCTCTTGTGGTTATTCTTGTGGAGGTTGAAGGTAGAGGTGGAGAAGAATAAGTTAGAGTCAACGAATCAAGACTTTGCAGAAAAACCCCACCATCAAAACCATTTTATcgacacagagagagagagaggaagaaggtgatgaaaaagaaaaaaaaacaattttattaataaaaaaggtatggttgtaaataaaagaaagaaagagatatTGTGcctttgaaatattttaaactaattaaatcTCTTTTCACACACCACAAAAGGTGAATGTCGTTAGGGGTTAGTGCTGTCATTTTACTTCCAGGGTTAGTGCTGTCATTTTACTTCCACAAAGTACCTCAGTAGTTGAATGTGTCTGATTGTGTAATAAAAAGACAGAAAGTGTCTATTTATGTTAATAACTCTTGTTTTAAACTTTAGTTTGGGCCGACCAAGTTCTGTGtaattttttctcttctttaatctGACAACTCGAAACTAATAATTTAGGTTTGGTTATCTTGAATGATTGCATTGACTATCAAAATAATTGAACTGACATAAAATGTCCACTGGAAATAAGCGTAGAACTAGCTTTACATAATTTGACAGATTTGTAGAAATTATTTTGTAGGTTAACCTTGGTTAATGTGGTTCACATGTCTTTCACATTAACTTATAGTCAGGTCAGCCGACGCTTTCTGATACAGACCGtctgaatttgttttttttttaattactgcGGGAGTTTTTGATACTCTTACGGTCTTACCCAACTTTTTTTAAGGTCTGAAACATACCACCATTGTCGACATACAAGTCAAAGGAATTGAAATTGTATTAGTAGTCGGCTGAAATTGTATTAGTAGTCGGCTTTCTGTACACATCATCATTAGAGTGAACTGTCAATGCATCTCAAATTAtaatccatattattgtaatgCTAACATAAGCTTGTAATTAGTTGTATGATCATAAGAATcttgatacatatatataataataaaacatatcttTGAATTGTCAGCACCGTCCAGCTTATAAATGAGTTTCGACATTCTGTGCTTACTACTTCTTcgcaaaaatttatatatatatatatcttataaatTTAGTTCCATACTGCGTACATGAACACGtcataacataaaatatttatccaCAAAGCAAATCAAATGCGAGGAACATGGACGGGTAGAGAGAAAACGAATTTCGCATGCTTTTGGTCaactatgtaaaatataaaacaatgatTTATAAGGAAAAACGAAATATATTTCTTGTTTCAATCATCAAAAATCATTAGTGTCCATGCCAAGACTCCTATATAAACACGTTCATGCACTTTTTGGAAATCACATACGGAAAACAAAGTGAGATAATAACCCCCACAAAACAGTTTGTCTAAACAATCAAATGGCTTACGTTAACAAGGTTTCAGCGGTTGCAGCCATTTTATTttttgcggttgcggttgctcCGCTGCTAGCTGAGCCACAGACACCAATGTTTCCTAAGATGGATCCTGTATGTGCCTCACTGATGCCTAACCTTCTCGAAAAGTGTTTCTCAACCGTTAGAGAAACGCCAACGGATGATTGCTGCAGCGATCTCAAATCCGCGACCACAACCCAAGTCACTTGCCTTTGTGATAATTACATTGCAAACCCGGCGGTTGTGAACTTCACGGGACCTTACTCCGCCGGAATCACAACCAAATGTGGCGTTTTTGACAAATACTCTTGCAACGGTAGTAGTAATGGTACGTAAAGATTAATTAATATCTTGCGAGTTGTGACTTAGTTATGCATGTTATtgagttatatataaaattacttCTTAAGCATGCATTGCATATCAATACATCatgaatattgtttttgttatatGCGATTAATAAAACTACGTTAGAAAAATTGCAACTTGACAATTATGGAATATGCATGCAAACTATACGTGGTTTAAACATGATTatcattataatttatatgtgtGATATTCTATGTATTGTCGATCATATTAGATATCATTAATAAAACGAAAAATCTATGCCACACCAACAACGTCAGAAACCATAGTCATAGAGTTTCGAGATCATAATGCAATGATTCGTTCTTCATAATGAAtggattttggttttgtgtggtaaaggaggaggagaaggaagcAGCAGCAACAGTAGCAGTAGCAGCAATGGCAAAGACAATAGCAAAAGTGAGGGTAGTGGAGGAAGAGCGAACAAGGTTGCTGCATCAATAATGGCTGTTTTTGGTTTAGTTGCAAGTCTAATCTTCGTTATGTTTTAATTTctgttttcatttgttttattttggacGGACGGACCAGTTTCCATGTGATTCTTTTCCTTCTCTATTTCTTTTGTTCGAAACTGAGAATTCAAAACAATTACGTTTATTTGATTTCATATTCTCCCATTTGTCTGTATTTATGGTCCTTCCTTCAtgagaaaattattttgatCAAAATGCATACTACCTATATACACTATAAACAAAAGTATAAAAATtgtttgataaaatatataatctattaaCTATACACTATAGATAGCGACAGCtcgaattatataattaaagtcCAAATTCTTTCAGttataaaaaatcaattaaaaagatatacacatatataatactgaaacaaataaaaaattgcgATGGTTAACCAACTAATTTTAGCTATATATCgttcatatatatgtttaagCACATGGTTACACATT
It encodes:
- the LOC108869320 gene encoding B3 domain-containing protein REM7-like isoform X2, producing MCGFRLLGNSLLILFTFVSCLQMANPHEPHFFKPLLPGFHSGVTIPLAFFSKHIEGKTNQKTWKLRSDASDETWEVIQEGRRLTRGWKDFTTAHDLQIGDLVIFKHEGDMVFHVTPFGPSCCEIQYTHPHIIKEEADAGDADDNEIRGTGAMSSFSFDYCFLAEVTASNLKADKLYLPKRATSSTALNKQCQEMILVNKEGNSWTANLRFSESGGMYYITRGWGKFCRDNRCDIGDLFVFNLVGDGKSTPLLCVCPESKECSELLSNHLSRKCGDIASSSRVN
- the LOC108869320 gene encoding B3 domain-containing protein REM7-like isoform X1 is translated as MCGFRLLGNSLLILFTFVSCLQMANPHEPHFFKPLLPGFHSGVTIPLAFFSKHIEGKTNQKTWKLRSDASDETWEVIQEGRRLTRGWKDFTTAHDLQIGDLVIFKHEGDMVFHVTPFGPSCCEIQYTHPHIIKEEADAGDADDNEIRGTGAMSSFSFDYCFLAEVTASNLKADKLYLPKRATSSTALNKQCQEMILVNKEGNSWTANLRFSESGGMYYITRGWGKFCRDNRCDIGDLFVFNLVGDGKSTPLLCVCPESKECSELLSNHLSRKCGESSPLPCLRRL
- the LOC103834258 gene encoding uncharacterized protein LOC103834258, translating into MAYVNKVSAVAAILFFAVAVAPLLAEPQTPMFPKMDPVCASLMPNLLEKCFSTVRETPTDDCCSDLKSATTTQVTCLCDNYIANPAVVNFTGPYSAGITTKCGVFDKYSCNGSSNGGGEGSSSNSSSSSNGKDNSKSEGSGGRANKVAASIMAVFGLVASLIFVMF